Proteins encoded within one genomic window of Triticum aestivum cultivar Chinese Spring chromosome 2D, IWGSC CS RefSeq v2.1, whole genome shotgun sequence:
- the LOC123048179 gene encoding cytochrome P450 85A1-like, giving the protein MSLLLVLIGVVVVASSLLLWWNEVRYGRRGNGCLPPGTMGWPLFGETTRFLKQGPSFMKERRLRYGRIFRTHVLGCPTVVCMDPELNRRMLLQGESGGLVPGYPQSMLDILGPNNIGALHGPLHRFIRGAMLSLVHPTAIRTNLLPKMDAFMRSHLDGWSGSVVDIQAKTKEMTSLSMLRQIAGITAGPLSNALNTELYTLALGTISLPINLPGTRYYQGLQARKKFVSMLEKMIAERRSSNQAHGDMLEALLRSGDDGTREKLSDEQIIDLIITIIYDGYETMSTTSMMAVKYLSDHPQALQELRREHLDIRKGKSPEEAINYEDFKSMVFTRAVIFETLRLATVVNGLLRKITQNVEMNGYVIPKGWRIYVYTREINYDSFMYPDPMSFNPWRWLEKNMESHPHFMLFGGGGRMCPGKEMGTAEIATFLHYFVTRYRWEEEGKNTILKFPRVEAPNGLHIRVQDY; this is encoded by the exons ATGTCGCTCCTCCTGGTGTTGATCGGCGTTGTGGTTGTTGCGAGCAGCTTGCTGCTTTGGTGGAACGAGGTAAGGTACGGCAGGAGAGGGAATGGGTGCCTGCCGCCGGGGACAATGGGGTGGCCGCTGTTCGGCGAGACCACCCGGTTCCTCAAGCAGGGCCCGAGCTTCATGAAGGAGAGGAGGCTCAG ATACGGGAGGATTTTTCGGACGCACGTCCTAGGGTGCCCCACGGTGGTGTGCatggaccccgagctcaaccgccGCATGCTGCTCCAGGGTGAGTCCGGCGGCCTGGTCCCCGGCTATCCGCAGTCCATGCTCGACATTCTCGGCCCCAACAACATCGGTGCCTTGCATGGCCCATTGCACCGGTTCATCCGCGGCGCCATGCTCAGCCTCGTGCACCCCACCGCGATCCGCACCAACCTTCTCCCCAAGATGGATGCCTTCATGCGCTCCCACCTTGATGGATGGTCTGGCTCCGTCGTCGACATCCAGGCAAAGACCAAGGAG ATGACCTCGCTATCTATGCTCAGGCAAATCGCCGGCATCACCGCGGGCCCGCTCTCTAATGCCCTCAATACAGAGCTCTACACCCTTGCGCTCGGCACCATTTCCTTGCCCATCAACCTTCCAGGGACCAGGTATTACCAGGGCTTGCAGGCGAGGAAGAAGTTCGTGTCCATGCTAGAGAAGATGATCGCGGAGCGGAGGTCCTCTAATCAAGCTCACGGTGACATGTTGGAGGCTCTATTGAGAAGTGGTGATGATGGGACCAGGGAAAAGCTCAGTGATGAGCAGATCATTGACTTGATCATCACCATTATTTACGACGGGTATGAGACCATGTCGACGACCTCAATGATGGCTGTCAAGTACCTGTCCGACCATCCACAGGCTCTCCAAGAACTAAGG AGAGAGCATCTTGATATTAGGAAGGGAAAATCGCCGGAGGAGGCTATCAACTACGAGGATTTCAAGTCCATGGTCTTCACTCGAGCT GTCATATTTGAGACGCTAAGATTAGCCACAGTCGTGAATGGGCTGCTGAGAAAAATTACTCAGAATGTAGAAATGAATG GGTATGTCATTCCAAAAGGCTGGAGAATCTATGTTTACACAAGGGAAATAAACTACGATTCGTTCATGTACCCTGACCCGATGTCCTTCAACCCATGGAGATGGCTG GAGAAGAACATGGAATCACACCCACACTTCATGTTGTTCGGGGGAGGCGGCCGGATGTGCCCCGGGAAGGAGATGGGCACGGCTGAGATTGCAACTTTCCTACACTATTTTGTGACTCGATACAG ATGGGAGGAGGAAGGCAAGAACACCATACTGAAATTCCCCCGGGTGGAAGCTCCCAACGGGTTACATATCCGAGTTCAAGATTACTGA
- the LOC123051001 gene encoding cytochrome P450 85A1 produces the protein MALLLVLVGVVVGVVLASSLLLRWNEVRYGRRKEGRLPPGTMGWPLFGETTEFLKQGPSFMKQRRLRYGRLFRTHILGCPTVVCMDPELNRRMLLQGEAGGLVPGYPQSMLDILGRNNIAAVHGQLHRVMRGAMVGLVRPAALRQSLLPKIDAFMRDHLCGWAGTVVDVQAKTKEMALLSALRQIAGVTAGPLSDALKTELYTLVLGTISLPINLPGTSYYQGFQARKKLVSILEQMIAERRSSGDAHDDMLDALLRSGDDGTREKISDEQIIDLLIALIYSGYETMSTTSMMAVKYLSEHPRALEELRREHLDIRKGKSPDEAISYDDVKSMTFTRAAIFETLRLATVVNGLLRKTIKDVEMNGYVIPKGWRIYVYTREINYDPFMYPDPMTFNPWRWLEKNMESHPHFMLFGGGGRMCPGKEVGTVEITTFLHYFVTRYRWEEEGKNTILKFPRVEAPNGLHIRVQDY, from the exons atggcgctCCTCCTTGTGCTTGTCGGCGTTGTGGTCGGCGTGGTGCTCGCGAGCAGCCTGCTGCTGCGGTGGAACGAGGTCAGGTACGGCCGGAGGAAGGAGGGCCGCTTGCCGCCGGGGACAATGGGGTGGCCGCTCTTCGGCGAGACCACCGAGTTCCTCAAGCAGGGCCCGAGCTTCATGAAGCAGAGGAGGCTCAG GTACGGGAGGCTGTTCCGGACGCACATCCTGGGTTGCCCCACGGTGGTGTGCATGGACCCGGAGCTCAACCGCCGGATGCTGCTGCAGGGCGAGGCCGGCGGCCTGGTGCCCGGCTACCCGCAGTCCATGCTCGACATCCTCGGCCGCAACAATATCGCCGCCGTGCACGGCCAGCTGCACCGCGTCATGCGTGGTGCCATGGTCGGCCTCGTCCGCCCCGCCGCGCTCCGGCAAAGCCtcctccccaagatcgacgccTTCATGCGCGACCACCTCTGCGGCTGGGCCGGCACCGTTGTCGACGTCCAGGCCAAGACCAAGGAG ATGGCCTTGCTGTCTGCactcaggcagatcgccggcgtcACGGCCGGCCCACTCTCTGACGCCCTCAAGACGGAGCTGTACACGCTTGTGCTCGGCACCATCTCCTTGCCCATCAACCTCCCAGGGACCAGCTACTACCAAGGCTTTCAGGCAAGGAAGAAGCTCGTGTCCATTCTAGAGCAGATGATCGCGGAACGGCGATCCTCTGGTGATGCTCACGATGACATGTTGGATGCTCTCTTGAGAAGCGGCGATGACGGCACCAGGGAAAAGATTAGCGATGAGCAGATCATTGACTTGCTCATCGCCCTCATCTACTCTGGGTACGAGACCATGTCGACGACCTCAATGATGGCTGTCAAGTACCTGTCAGAACATCCGCGGGCCCTCGAAGAACTTAGG AGAGAGCATCTTGATATCAGGAAGGGAAAATCGCCGGACGAAGCCATCAGCTACGATGATGTCAAGTCCATGACTTTCACTCGAGCT GCCATTTTTGAGACGCTAAGATTAGCCACAGTTGTGAATGGACTGCTGAGGAAAACTATTAAGGATGTAGAAATGAATG GGTATGTCATTCCAAAAGGCTGGAGAATCTATGTTTACACAAGGGAGATAAACTACGATCCGTTCATGTATCCTGACCCGATGACCTTTAATCCGTGGAGATGGCTG GAGAAGAACATGGAATCGCACCCGCACTTCATGTTGTTCGGAGGGGGCGGCCGGATGTGCCCCGGGAAGGAGGTGGGAACGGTGGAGATCACGACTTTCCTCCACTATTTCGTGACCCGATACAG ATGGGAGGAAGAAGGCAAGAACACCATCTTGAAATTCCCCCGGGTGGAAGCTCCCAACGGGCTGCATATCCGAGTTCAAGATTACTGA